The proteins below are encoded in one region of Methanofollis aquaemaris:
- a CDS encoding TIM barrel protein, translating into MKRPYLVGAGIRSDDEKTFPALAAMYHTGEIDHIQVQINPEDQQTFKRHIETIAAGGVKVVVHAPHHGHGLNPCAPTAYETWSEVEARAWTELALAETAEAADLTGAETIVLHTGRYLPGREEEAVATFETFLDEFFDPRFVLENLPSVYADYPLLGNTADELKSLGGGRIRGYCLDFAHLFCTANYLGVPYADLLAPFADLPLLLFHLSNSRRGSITDEHLALDHPEGGLNFAEVVPFIAAHPTIETSLEYKENDPAVYVAQLKAFDALYREHL; encoded by the coding sequence ATGAAACGGCCGTACCTGGTCGGGGCCGGCATCCGCTCCGACGACGAGAAGACCTTCCCGGCCCTGGCAGCGATGTACCACACGGGCGAGATCGACCACATCCAGGTCCAGATAAACCCCGAAGATCAGCAGACCTTCAAACGGCACATCGAGACGATCGCTGCAGGCGGGGTGAAGGTCGTCGTCCACGCCCCCCACCACGGCCACGGCCTCAACCCCTGCGCACCGACCGCCTACGAGACCTGGTCAGAGGTCGAAGCGCGGGCCTGGACCGAACTCGCCCTCGCAGAGACCGCCGAGGCCGCGGATCTCACCGGCGCGGAGACGATCGTCCTCCACACCGGACGCTACCTGCCGGGCAGAGAAGAAGAAGCGGTGGCCACCTTCGAGACCTTCCTCGACGAGTTCTTCGACCCACGGTTTGTCCTCGAAAACCTCCCCTCCGTCTACGCCGACTACCCCCTCCTCGGCAACACCGCCGACGAACTCAAGAGCCTCGGGGGCGGGCGGATACGCGGCTACTGCCTCGACTTCGCCCACCTCTTCTGCACGGCAAATTATCTCGGGGTTCCCTACGCCGACCTCCTCGCCCCCTTCGCCGACCTCCCCCTCCTCCTCTTCCACCTCTCCAACAGCAGGCGGGGTTCGATCACCGACGAACACCTCGCCCTCGACCACCCGGAGGGGGGCCTCAACTTCGCAGAGGTCGTCCCCTTCATCGCCGCGCACCCGACGATCGAGACAAGCCTGGAGTACAAGGAGAACGATCCGGCAGTCTACGTGGCGCAGCTCAAGGCCTTCGACGCGCTCTACCGGGAACATCTCTGA
- a CDS encoding type II toxin-antitoxin system HicB family antitoxin codes for MDQFSVIVEKADGNYSAYSPDLPGCVVAGASMEEAEERMRGCARQSSSTSRGSEKTAGCSDLIPCVLTPVDQSP; via the coding sequence ATGGATCAGTTTTCTGTTATCGTCGAAAAGGCCGACGGGAACTATTCGGCATATTCCCCTGACCTTCCGGGATGTGTTGTCGCGGGGGCGAGCATGGAGGAGGCGGAGGAGCGGATGCGCGGATGCGCGAGGCAATCGAGTTCCACATCGCGGGGCTCAGAGAAGACGGCCGGCTGTTCTGATCTCATCCCCTGCGTTCTCACACCCGTCGATCAATCCCCGTGA
- a CDS encoding DUF1614 domain-containing protein codes for MARRCFFNPFSLLMIGFLFLVLLFLIPFLFLSIIGSAFAKLGFSAGTVFLILIFTLVGSLVNIPLTTLKTGGPVRMEKTYSPFYGWVYRIPEVAPETTVAINLGGALIPLFISVYLLGRALLIPGGTTVFFLALVGVLIVALITHRVARPVPGLGIATPFFVPPLAALIVALVLSLFVGGGEAAVIAAPVIAYISGTLGTLIGADLLNLRRLGELGAPMVSIGGAGTFDGVFLSGVLAAFLA; via the coding sequence ATGGCCCGCAGGTGTTTCTTCAATCCGTTCAGCCTGCTGATGATCGGTTTTCTCTTCCTTGTACTCCTCTTCCTGATCCCGTTCCTCTTCCTCAGCATCATCGGTTCGGCCTTTGCCAAACTCGGTTTCTCGGCGGGCACGGTGTTCCTCATCCTCATCTTCACGCTGGTCGGGAGCCTGGTGAACATCCCGCTCACCACGCTCAAGACCGGCGGACCGGTGCGGATGGAGAAGACCTACAGCCCCTTCTACGGGTGGGTCTACCGGATACCGGAGGTCGCGCCCGAGACGACGGTGGCGATCAATCTCGGCGGGGCGCTGATCCCTCTCTTCATCTCGGTCTATCTCCTGGGCCGTGCGCTGCTGATCCCGGGCGGGACCACGGTCTTTTTCCTTGCTCTGGTCGGGGTGCTGATCGTTGCCCTGATCACGCATCGGGTGGCCCGTCCGGTGCCCGGCCTCGGGATCGCCACGCCCTTCTTCGTCCCGCCACTGGCCGCCCTCATCGTCGCCCTTGTCCTCTCGCTCTTTGTGGGCGGGGGCGAGGCGGCGGTGATCGCCGCGCCGGTGATCGCCTATATCTCGGGGACGCTCGGGACGCTCATCGGTGCCGACCTCCTCAACCTCAGACGGCTTGGTGAACTGGGCGCTCCGATGGTGAGCATCGGGGGTGCGGGCACCTTCGACGGGGTCTTCCTCAGCGGGGTGCTCGCGGCCTTCCTGGCCTGA
- a CDS encoding fibrillarin-like rRNA/tRNA 2'-O-methyltransferase, with amino-acid sequence MIWLDGVLVSPGEGGVYGERMVGECRVWNPYRSKFAAYAMLGGTFDLTADLRVLYLGAANGTTVSHVADYVEVAYAVEFAPRPMQDLLEVCRHRKNIIPIMADAGRPAAYQGVVETVDLIYQDVAQPDQVRIALANLPFLRPGGTFILMLKTRSVDIRKSPKEVADETVRALEEGGLVVKEVKWLEPYHHDHAAIVCEALK; translated from the coding sequence ATGATCTGGCTCGACGGTGTCCTCGTCTCGCCAGGCGAGGGAGGGGTATATGGGGAGCGGATGGTCGGGGAGTGCCGCGTATGGAACCCATACCGCTCGAAGTTTGCGGCGTATGCGATGCTGGGCGGCACCTTCGACCTCACCGCAGACCTGCGGGTGCTGTACCTGGGTGCGGCCAACGGCACGACGGTCTCCCATGTTGCCGACTATGTGGAGGTGGCCTATGCGGTGGAGTTCGCCCCGCGGCCGATGCAGGATCTCCTCGAAGTCTGCCGGCACAGAAAGAACATCATCCCGATCATGGCCGATGCCGGGCGGCCCGCGGCCTATCAGGGAGTCGTCGAGACAGTCGACCTCATCTACCAGGACGTAGCCCAACCCGATCAGGTGCGGATCGCTCTCGCAAACCTCCCCTTCCTCCGGCCGGGTGGGACGTTCATCCTGATGCTCAAGACCAGGAGTGTGGACATCAGGAAGAGTCCGAAGGAGGTTGCGGACGAGACGGTCAGGGCCCTGGAGGAGGGCGGGCTTGTGGTGAAAGAGGTGAAGTGGCTTGAGCCCTACCATCACGATCACGCGGCCATCGTCTGCGAAGCCCTGAAATAA
- a CDS encoding NOP5/NOP56 family protein, producing MERYWFGDLDGGRCSPAGSDPEALAGRIRALGPELLIPDWRVAEECGAVSGRQEYLASLRAVCIALTRAQVAEDLSAKDVELLQMVRTLDEVDHVINLLLERAVDWQAVIDPGFTRKYRRGGKALGGKIMRSRSPPLRQVGREIEALGEMRRRLARDVSRQADVVLPNTSALVGGLVAARLMAAAGGLVPLSRMPGATVQVLGARSALFAHIRGSAPSPKHGVIFQHRRVHNAPRNLRGRVARVLAAKLVIAARIDCYRGELDEAFLDKAQARIDAAGELA from the coding sequence ATGGAGCGCTACTGGTTCGGGGACCTCGACGGTGGCCGGTGCAGTCCGGCCGGGTCCGACCCCGAGGCCCTCGCAGGACGGATCCGGGCCCTTGGCCCCGAACTCCTCATCCCCGACTGGAGAGTGGCGGAGGAGTGCGGCGCCGTTTCCGGCCGGCAGGAATATCTCGCCTCGCTCAGGGCCGTTTGCATCGCCCTGACCAGGGCGCAGGTCGCGGAAGACCTCTCTGCAAAGGACGTCGAGCTCCTTCAGATGGTCAGGACTCTCGACGAGGTCGACCATGTCATCAACCTCCTCCTCGAGCGGGCGGTGGACTGGCAGGCCGTCATCGATCCGGGGTTCACCCGGAAATACCGCCGGGGCGGGAAGGCCCTCGGCGGCAAGATCATGCGGAGTCGTTCACCGCCGCTGCGGCAGGTGGGCCGGGAGATCGAGGCCCTCGGAGAGATGCGCAGACGTCTGGCGCGTGATGTTTCCAGGCAGGCGGACGTCGTCCTCCCGAACACCAGCGCTCTCGTCGGCGGCCTGGTCGCGGCCAGGTTGATGGCCGCTGCGGGAGGGCTTGTCCCTCTCTCCAGGATGCCGGGGGCGACGGTCCAGGTGCTCGGCGCGCGCTCGGCCCTCTTCGCCCATATCAGGGGCAGTGCCCCATCCCCGAAACACGGGGTGATCTTCCAGCACCGGCGCGTCCACAATGCCCCCAGGAACCTTCGGGGGCGGGTGGCACGGGTGCTTGCCGCCAAACTGGTCATCGCGGCGCGCATTGACTGTTATCGCGGTGAACTGGACGAGGCTTTCCTTGATAAGGCGCAGGCGCGGATCGACGCCGCGGGAGAGTTGGCATGA
- a CDS encoding calcium/sodium antiporter → MIIEAIIFIIGIILLVKGADYFVGGGSGLAARFGVSAATIGFTVIAFGTSLPEFVVSVNAIISHDGGIALGNVLGSNIANIALVLALCAIINPKIVGSRATAGLMLRETWLMLAATVLFLLLAMRGAFDVWAGAAMLIAFVAILAVLWRGGGAAAGAEGEVRSHGRRDIILTLGGLLAVIIGAQLVVDTAVKIAGALGVPTFIIGLSIVAIGTSLPELATSIVAIMKNEGGISVGNILGSNIFNLLFVMGVGALISPVLIGSLTDVLITAAFSAAVIPLFLLGDRMTRLWAAGLLAAYALYIGAIFGLL, encoded by the coding sequence ATGATCATCGAGGCCATTATCTTCATCATCGGCATCATTCTCCTGGTCAAGGGTGCAGACTATTTTGTCGGCGGAGGGAGCGGGCTTGCGGCACGCTTCGGAGTTTCGGCGGCGACCATCGGGTTCACGGTCATCGCCTTCGGCACCTCGCTCCCCGAATTCGTGGTGAGCGTAAACGCCATCATCTCCCATGACGGGGGGATCGCACTCGGCAACGTGCTGGGCAGCAACATCGCCAACATCGCCCTGGTCCTCGCCCTCTGTGCCATCATCAACCCGAAGATCGTCGGGAGCAGAGCGACCGCAGGGCTGATGCTCAGAGAGACGTGGCTGATGCTCGCCGCCACCGTGCTCTTCCTCCTCCTTGCGATGCGAGGGGCCTTCGACGTCTGGGCGGGGGCCGCGATGCTCATCGCCTTCGTCGCCATCCTTGCGGTCCTCTGGCGGGGTGGCGGGGCCGCGGCCGGAGCCGAAGGTGAGGTCAGGTCACATGGGAGGCGGGACATTATCCTCACTCTCGGGGGACTGCTTGCCGTGATCATCGGTGCGCAACTCGTTGTCGACACCGCGGTGAAGATCGCCGGCGCCCTCGGCGTCCCGACCTTCATCATCGGGCTCTCGATCGTAGCGATCGGCACCTCCCTCCCCGAACTTGCGACCTCGATCGTCGCGATCATGAAGAACGAGGGCGGGATCTCGGTCGGGAACATCCTGGGCAGCAACATCTTCAACCTCCTCTTCGTGATGGGCGTGGGGGCCCTCATCAGCCCGGTGCTGATCGGGAGTCTCACCGATGTGCTCATCACCGCCGCCTTCTCCGCGGCGGTCATCCCCCTCTTCCTGCTCGGCGACCGGATGACCAGACTCTGGGCGGCGGGTCTGCTCGCGGCGTACGCCCTCTATATCGGCGCGATCTTCGGGCTGCTCTAG
- a CDS encoding tripartite tricarboxylate transporter permease: MVASLLLGILAGVALGTVSGLVPGVHVNTMAALLLSLSSVLLGTLGAEALAAALVAALVTHTFLDCVPSTFLGVPDADTAVMVLPAHALCLEGRGAEAVRISALGSASAVACALPLSLLFLVILPLLQPAIDWGIGLLLLVVACALVVFSESPEWSAAVFLVSGFLGLFVFRYSFLAWHGSTSVLMPLLSGLFGVAVILFASGGRMPAQAGEVSYPERRDVLRCSFTGSVAGAVVGWLPGLSNATANALLASVIDYGQDRRGYLLATSAANTANAFLGLSALYALGRTRNGVMVALATFDLPPLSLLLLVAALAATVAYLLTLFCSRGAALFARVRLAPLHIGVVLSVTLLSFLLCGPFGLFILAAATLIGTVPALVQVRRVSCMGAVMLPVILSSLGVAVF, encoded by the coding sequence GTGGTCGCCTCCCTCCTCCTCGGTATTCTGGCGGGAGTGGCGCTGGGAACGGTCAGCGGGTTGGTGCCCGGCGTGCACGTCAACACCATGGCCGCCCTCCTTCTCTCCCTCTCTTCCGTCCTGCTCGGTACCCTGGGGGCTGAAGCCCTCGCCGCCGCGCTCGTCGCCGCCCTCGTCACCCACACCTTCCTGGATTGCGTCCCGTCCACCTTTCTCGGGGTGCCGGACGCGGACACCGCGGTGATGGTCCTACCTGCCCACGCCCTCTGCCTGGAGGGGCGGGGTGCGGAGGCGGTGCGGATCTCCGCGCTCGGGAGCGCCAGTGCCGTCGCCTGTGCCCTCCCCCTCTCGCTCCTCTTCCTCGTCATCCTTCCGCTCCTGCAGCCTGCGATCGACTGGGGGATCGGGCTCCTCCTCCTTGTCGTCGCCTGTGCTCTGGTCGTCTTCTCCGAATCCCCCGAATGGTCGGCCGCGGTCTTCCTGGTTTCAGGGTTCCTCGGGCTATTCGTCTTCAGGTATTCCTTTCTCGCCTGGCATGGGAGCACCTCGGTCCTGATGCCCCTCCTCTCCGGTCTCTTCGGGGTTGCGGTCATCCTCTTCGCGAGCGGCGGCCGGATGCCCGCTCAGGCCGGGGAAGTCTCGTACCCGGAGAGACGGGACGTGCTGCGCTGCTCTTTCACCGGCTCGGTTGCGGGGGCGGTCGTCGGCTGGCTGCCCGGCCTCTCCAATGCCACCGCCAACGCCCTCCTCGCCTCGGTCATCGACTACGGCCAGGACCGGCGGGGCTATCTTCTTGCCACCAGCGCCGCGAACACCGCCAACGCCTTCCTCGGACTTTCGGCCCTGTATGCCCTTGGCAGGACGAGGAACGGGGTGATGGTTGCTCTCGCCACCTTTGATCTCCCGCCGCTCTCTCTTCTCCTGCTCGTTGCCGCCCTTGCAGCGACGGTCGCCTATCTCCTCACGCTCTTCTGTTCCAGGGGGGCCGCACTCTTCGCGAGGGTGAGGCTCGCCCCCCTTCATATCGGGGTGGTCCTCTCGGTCACGCTCCTCTCGTTTCTCCTCTGCGGCCCCTTCGGACTCTTCATCCTTGCGGCGGCGACCCTGATCGGAACGGTCCCGGCGCTCGTCCAGGTGAGGAGAGTCTCCTGTATGGGGGCGGTGATGCTCCCGGTCATCCTCTCCTCGCTCGGGGTGGCGGTCTTCTAG